A window of the Xenopus laevis strain J_2021 chromosome 9_10L, Xenopus_laevis_v10.1, whole genome shotgun sequence genome harbors these coding sequences:
- the nmral1.L gene encoding nmrA-like family domain-containing protein 1 encodes MAEQRVVVVFGATGAQGGSVAAALLADGSYTVRAITRDMKKAAAVQLKSAGAQVVCADLDNETSLESALTGAHSAFVLTNFWEHFNKDKEIEQGKRIADMSKRLGLKHVVFSGLENVKKLTGGKLEVLHCDGKGEVEEYFRAIGVPMTSVRLPSYFENLLTFFRPTKASDGESYNLAIPMGDILQDGMSVADLGPVVASILKCPAKYIGKDIGLSTDKLTVAQYADIMSKVTGKTIKDAKISLEAFRNLGFPGAQELGNMFEFYQMKPDRNVDLTLELNPKAKKFSEWMQQNKDGYKDL; translated from the exons GAGCTCAGGGGGGATCAGTTGCTGCCGCCCTGCTGGCCGATGGCAGTTACACAGTGAGGGCAATAACAAGGGACATGAAGAAAGCAGCGGCCGTTCAGCTAAAGTCAGCCGGAGCCCAGGTGGTGTGTGCCGATCTGGACAATGAGACCAGCCTGGAGTCGGCACTGACCGGGGCACATTCTGCCTTTGTTCTCACCAATTTCTGGGAACATTTTAACAAAGACAAAGAGATTGAGCAG GGGAAACGGATCGCAGATATGAGCAAACGCCTGGGCCTGAAGCACGTGGTCTTTAGTGGGCTGGAGAATGTGAAGAAGCTGACGGGGGGAAAGCTGGAGGTGCTGCACTGTGATGGCAAAGGAGAGGTGGAGGAGTACTTCCGAGCTATCGGGGTCCCCATGACCAGCGTCAGACTCCCCAGCTACTTTGAAAACCTGCTGACCTTCTTCAGGCCAACAAAAGCGAGTGATGGGGAGTCCTACAATCTTG CCATCCCTATGGGAGACATCTTGCAGGATGGGATGTCCGTGGCAGATCTGGGGCCAGTGGTTGCCAGTATCCTGAAGTGCCCAGCCAAGTACATAGGGAAGGACATTGGGCTCAGCACAGACAAGCTGACGGTGGCTCAGTACGCTGACATCATGTCCAAGGTCACTGGCAAAACCATCAAAGATGCCAAG ATCTCCCTAGAAGCCTTCAGGAACTTGGGGTTCCCTGGAGCACAAGAACTGGGCAATATGTTTGAGTTCTACCAGATGAAACCAGACCGGAATGTGGATCTCACACTTGAGCTCAACCCCAAAGCCAAGAAGTTCTCCGAGTGGATGCAGCAGAACAAGGATGGGTATAAAGACCTGTAG